The following are from one region of the Desulfovibrio sp. Huiquan2017 genome:
- a CDS encoding DUF1295 domain-containing protein, whose protein sequence is MGASSSNTGGVNRSHGRTPMQRAVFCLGHLCLVLICAWLVCGGLERAGLLLGRDWTFADRDRALLLLGCAALYWARHAVTLFYLLARRVDWPEVFGLLAFMALIEIGQLLAGGLLSDGPTPPTPLDWIALALVLGGSFLNTASEIQRKLWKRDPANRGRCHTGGLFRYAVHINYFGDTVMFTGWALLTAVPWALALPALMAAMFVGYHIPALDAYLAERYPADFPAYARTTRKFIPFVY, encoded by the coding sequence ATGGGAGCATCTTCAAGCAACACCGGGGGCGTGAACCGCTCCCATGGCCGCACGCCGATGCAGCGGGCGGTCTTTTGCCTGGGGCATTTGTGTCTTGTCCTTATTTGCGCATGGCTGGTCTGCGGCGGCCTGGAACGCGCGGGCCTGCTGTTAGGCCGGGATTGGACCTTTGCCGACAGGGATCGGGCGCTGTTGTTGCTTGGTTGCGCAGCGCTCTATTGGGCGCGCCACGCGGTGACCCTGTTTTACCTGCTGGCGCGGCGCGTGGACTGGCCCGAGGTCTTCGGGCTGCTCGCCTTCATGGCCCTGATCGAAATAGGCCAGCTTCTCGCGGGGGGCCTGCTCTCGGACGGCCCGACGCCGCCCACGCCGCTGGATTGGATTGCCCTGGCCCTGGTCCTGGGCGGCTCCTTCCTGAACACGGCCTCGGAAATACAGCGCAAGCTGTGGAAGCGGGACCCGGCCAACCGGGGCCGTTGCCACACCGGCGGCCTCTTCCGTTACGCCGTGCACATCAACTACTTCGGCGATACGGTCATGTTCACGGGCTGGGCCCTGCTGACCGCCGTGCCCTGGGCCCTTGCCCTTCCGGCCCTGATGGCCGCCATGTTCGTGGGCTACCACATCCCCGCTCTGGACGCCTACCTGGCCGAACGCTATCCCGCCGACTTCCCCGCCTACGCCCGGACGACCAGGAAATTCATCCCGTTCGTGTACTGA
- a CDS encoding glycine zipper domain-containing protein gives MRKVLIPALMICFLAAGYGCATKAQQGATVGGLAGATIGALTFKDKLLGAAVGAGVGTLFGYIVGNEWDKHDEAQVQRTLEVGKSDQPQSWTNPDTGASYTATPTPPYMADNKVYRDVYIKDQKDGDTIMAKAWRDDKGVWHLKQ, from the coding sequence ATGAGGAAAGTATTGATACCCGCGCTGATGATATGTTTTCTGGCCGCAGGCTACGGCTGCGCCACCAAAGCCCAGCAGGGCGCCACTGTGGGCGGCCTGGCCGGCGCGACCATCGGCGCCCTGACGTTCAAGGACAAGCTCCTCGGCGCGGCCGTGGGAGCGGGCGTGGGCACGCTGTTCGGCTACATCGTGGGTAACGAGTGGGACAAGCATGACGAGGCCCAGGTCCAGCGGACCTTGGAAGTCGGCAAGTCCGACCAGCCCCAGTCCTGGACCAACCCCGACACCGGGGCCAGCTACACGGCTACGCCGACTCCCCCGTACATGGCCGACAACAAGGTCTACCGCGACGTCTACATCAAGGACCAGAAGGATGGCGATACCATCATGGCCAAGGCCTGGCGCGACGACAAGGGCGTCTGGCATCTCAAGCAGTAG
- the aprB gene encoding adenylyl-sulfate reductase subunit beta produces MPTFVNPEKCDGCKGGEKTACMYICPNDLMILDPAEMKAYNQEPSACWECYSCVKICPQGAIEARPYADFAPMGGTSIPMRSAEDIMWTIKFRNGSVKRFKFPIRTTAEGSIKPFDGKPEPGDLDSEILFTETELAAPKATVMEEASVTDADLKKEWKLEDYASLV; encoded by the coding sequence ATGCCGACCTTTGTTAACCCGGAAAAATGTGACGGCTGCAAGGGTGGCGAAAAGACCGCTTGCATGTACATTTGCCCCAACGATCTGATGATCCTGGATCCCGCCGAAATGAAGGCCTACAACCAGGAACCGTCCGCTTGCTGGGAATGTTATTCCTGCGTGAAAATTTGCCCCCAGGGCGCTATTGAAGCCCGTCCGTACGCCGACTTCGCCCCTATGGGTGGTACCTCCATCCCGATGCGTTCCGCTGAAGATATCATGTGGACCATCAAATTCCGTAATGGCAGCGTGAAGCGCTTCAAGTTCCCCATCCGCACCACTGCTGAAGGTTCCATCAAGCCCTTCGACGGCAAGCCCGAACCCGGCGATCTGGACTCCGAGATCCTCTTCACCGAGACCGAACTGGCCGCCCCGAAGGCCACCGTCATGGAAGAGGCTTCCGTCACGGACGCCGACCTGAAGAAAGAGTGGAAGCTGGAAGACTACGCCAGCCTGGTCTAG
- the sat gene encoding sulfate adenylyltransferase: MSNLVAPHGGKGLVCCLLEGAALEAEVKKAAGLKTLEISDRAKGDLIMMGIGGFSPLNGFMKKADWAGVCEKFLMADGTFWPIPITLDTNDEDVKVGDEVALKAKDGVVYATMKIEEKYEMTEADKKWECELVYKGHGEDSADDKFWEVAMEDHPGVQMVMAQGKYNLAGPVKVLSEGDYAKRYPGVYQTPAQIRAEMEKRGWSKVAALQLRNPMHRSHEFLAKIAVEVCDGVVIHSLIGNLKPGDIPGEVRIKCIQTLIDNYFVPENVINAGYPLDMRYAGPREGLMHATFRQNYGINNMLIGRDHAGVGDFYGLFEAQEIFKRIPYVTEACPEPGKALLCQPMNIDWTFYCYKCDGMASMRTCPHSKEDRVILSGTKLRKALSEGAEVPDHFGRDEVLVILRDYYENLTEKVEVKMQKAASGQDMK, encoded by the coding sequence ATGTCCAACCTCGTAGCACCTCACGGTGGTAAAGGTCTCGTTTGCTGTCTGCTCGAAGGCGCAGCGCTTGAAGCTGAAGTCAAAAAGGCTGCTGGCCTGAAGACCCTCGAAATTTCCGATCGCGCCAAGGGCGACCTGATCATGATGGGTATCGGCGGCTTCTCTCCGCTGAACGGCTTCATGAAGAAGGCCGACTGGGCCGGCGTCTGCGAAAAGTTCCTGATGGCCGACGGCACCTTCTGGCCCATCCCCATCACCCTCGACACCAACGACGAAGACGTCAAGGTCGGTGACGAGGTGGCCCTGAAGGCCAAGGACGGCGTGGTCTACGCGACCATGAAGATCGAAGAAAAGTACGAGATGACCGAAGCCGACAAGAAATGGGAATGCGAGCTGGTCTACAAGGGCCACGGTGAAGATTCCGCCGACGACAAGTTCTGGGAAGTCGCCATGGAAGATCACCCCGGCGTTCAGATGGTCATGGCTCAGGGCAAGTACAACCTGGCCGGTCCCGTCAAGGTCCTGTCCGAGGGCGACTACGCCAAGCGTTACCCGGGCGTCTACCAGACCCCCGCTCAGATCCGCGCCGAGATGGAAAAACGCGGCTGGTCCAAGGTTGCCGCCCTGCAGCTGCGCAACCCCATGCACCGCTCCCACGAGTTCCTGGCCAAGATCGCCGTCGAAGTGTGTGACGGTGTCGTCATCCACTCCCTGATCGGCAACCTGAAGCCGGGCGACATCCCGGGCGAAGTCCGCATCAAGTGCATCCAGACTCTGATCGACAACTACTTCGTGCCCGAGAACGTCATCAACGCCGGTTACCCCCTCGACATGCGTTACGCCGGTCCCCGCGAAGGCCTGATGCACGCCACCTTCCGCCAGAACTACGGTATCAACAACATGCTCATCGGCCGTGACCACGCCGGTGTCGGCGACTTCTACGGCCTGTTCGAGGCCCAGGAGATCTTCAAGCGGATCCCCTACGTCACCGAAGCCTGCCCGGAACCCGGCAAGGCCCTGCTTTGCCAGCCGATGAACATCGACTGGACCTTCTACTGCTACAAGTGCGACGGCATGGCCTCCATGCGCACCTGCCCGCACAGCAAGGAAGACCGCGTCATCCTGTCCGGCACCAAGCTGCGCAAGGCCCTGTCCGAAGGCGCCGAGGTTCCGGATCACTTCGGCCGCGACGAAGTCCTGGTCATCCTCCGCGACTACTACGAGAACCTGACCGAAAAGGTCGAGGTCAAGATGCAGAAGGCCGCTTCCGGTCAGGACATGAAATAA
- a CDS encoding chorismate mutase: MIKIRKDDGPFEDRPRKDAEGASDNSPRNDRGRPQRDERRPPRKFDKRGPGRGPRRDNRDFFGRKPEAPIPDDDAPSKAEVVTGHRCNDIAEIDDQILGLLEKRTFLIRKEGAWRKSRQKSLVDPKLEKLLRAAFDRSAGRLGLDAKLTKQLFTLLNQFSLADVRKAFEGEGYKLAPRVEPVSAGLNGPRSFRFTRMMLAMAASAGASVTLSPVTMNAPNKDLAKALKQVGAPIHWDDDFIRNDGGRTLEFEGKMAFVGEDSFNFYMLLCLALGHAGRCKFTGKPSLQLLDASALNKVLPSLGARVVPMNPNNPGLPIRLECGGAMDEAVTLPGGIDPDFAAALTLAAWSFPGGLTIKGLTSTARERVAEAVTVLEACGIKAELGKDSVSVSDGVPIMEPQPQLPLSVRLNAMLLALPALCGGRINVEGSWPRNERADRVLEQLKGLGLRIDVATENVVASLEGELPASADISLGAYPDLMPLALALALKVGDARLSGANNDVAVELLDRMGASYEIDGDVIELKPGKPGWEGTWFSPDPVWSMGCALAAFTVPGIVLENHGEVTATWPEFWNFYNSLPTGKMKPKPEREKKDDTRRRIKIR, encoded by the coding sequence ATGATCAAGATCCGCAAAGACGACGGTCCCTTCGAGGACCGCCCCCGCAAGGACGCCGAAGGCGCCTCCGACAATTCCCCCCGCAACGACAGGGGCCGCCCGCAACGCGACGAACGGCGGCCTCCGCGCAAATTCGACAAACGCGGTCCCGGCCGCGGCCCCCGGCGCGACAATCGCGACTTCTTCGGCCGCAAGCCCGAAGCCCCGATCCCGGACGACGACGCCCCGTCCAAGGCCGAGGTGGTCACCGGCCACCGCTGCAACGACATCGCCGAAATCGACGACCAGATCCTGGGCCTGCTGGAAAAGCGCACCTTCCTCATCCGCAAGGAAGGAGCCTGGCGCAAATCCCGGCAGAAATCCCTGGTGGACCCCAAGCTCGAGAAGTTGCTGCGCGCGGCCTTCGACCGTTCGGCGGGCCGCCTGGGGCTGGACGCCAAGCTGACCAAACAGCTCTTCACCCTGCTCAACCAATTTTCGCTGGCCGACGTGCGCAAGGCGTTCGAAGGCGAAGGCTACAAGCTCGCGCCGCGCGTGGAACCCGTTTCCGCGGGGCTCAACGGGCCGCGTTCCTTCCGCTTCACCCGGATGATGCTGGCCATGGCCGCCTCGGCCGGAGCGTCCGTGACCCTCTCCCCGGTGACCATGAACGCCCCGAACAAGGACCTCGCCAAGGCGCTGAAGCAGGTCGGCGCGCCCATTCACTGGGACGACGACTTCATCCGCAACGACGGCGGCCGGACCCTGGAATTCGAGGGCAAGATGGCCTTCGTGGGCGAGGACTCCTTCAATTTCTACATGCTGCTCTGTCTGGCCCTCGGCCACGCCGGGCGGTGCAAGTTCACGGGCAAGCCCTCCCTGCAACTGCTCGACGCGTCCGCCCTGAACAAGGTGCTGCCGTCGCTGGGCGCGCGGGTGGTTCCCATGAACCCGAACAACCCCGGCCTGCCCATCCGCCTGGAGTGCGGCGGGGCCATGGACGAGGCGGTGACCCTGCCCGGCGGCATCGACCCGGACTTCGCCGCCGCCCTGACCCTGGCCGCCTGGTCGTTCCCCGGAGGACTGACCATCAAGGGACTGACCAGCACGGCCCGCGAACGCGTGGCCGAGGCCGTCACCGTTCTCGAAGCCTGCGGCATCAAGGCCGAGCTGGGCAAGGACTCCGTGTCCGTGTCCGACGGCGTCCCGATCATGGAGCCGCAACCGCAACTGCCCCTGTCCGTGCGCCTGAACGCCATGCTTCTGGCCTTGCCCGCCCTGTGCGGCGGCCGGATCAACGTCGAAGGCTCCTGGCCCCGCAACGAGCGGGCGGACCGCGTGCTGGAACAGTTGAAAGGCCTGGGCCTGCGCATCGACGTGGCCACCGAAAACGTGGTGGCGTCCCTGGAGGGCGAACTGCCCGCATCCGCCGACATTTCCCTGGGCGCGTACCCGGACCTCATGCCCCTGGCCCTGGCCCTGGCGCTCAAGGTGGGCGACGCCCGGCTGTCCGGCGCAAACAACGATGTGGCCGTGGAGCTGCTGGACCGCATGGGTGCGAGCTACGAGATCGACGGCGACGTCATCGAACTCAAGCCCGGCAAGCCCGGTTGGGAAGGGACCTGGTTCAGCCCGGATCCGGTCTGGTCCATGGGCTGCGCCCTGGCCGCCTTCACCGTGCCCGGCATCGTGCTGGAGAATCACGGCGAAGTGACCGCCACCTGGCCCGAGTTCTGGAACTTCTACAACTCCCTGCCCACCGGCAAGATGAAACCCAAACCGGAACGCGAGAAAAAGGA
- a CDS encoding DMT family transporter yields MPERTKAILLLAATALIWSSGGLVIKLVPWTPMAITGMRSGLAALTLAALFRGQLKFRFSAVQWGAAAGYAGLLITNVAATKLTTSANAILLAYTAPVYVALFAPWLLGERTRRSDWAFIAVTVGGMALFFFDRLSPSGLWGNILAMGTGLSYAAFTLCMRAQKDASPVESVILGHLLTALAGLPFLFPVPPSPDGWLGMLYLGVFQQGVSLALYVWAIKRLGALEAILIMMLEPIFNPLLVAVGYGELPGAWAVAGGVTVIGAVTLRGALAALRRPGHS; encoded by the coding sequence GTGCCCGAAAGGACCAAGGCCATACTGCTTCTGGCGGCCACGGCGCTCATCTGGAGCTCCGGGGGGCTGGTCATCAAGCTCGTCCCGTGGACACCCATGGCCATCACCGGGATGCGCAGCGGGTTGGCCGCGCTGACCCTGGCCGCGCTTTTCCGGGGGCAGCTGAAGTTCCGCTTCTCGGCGGTGCAGTGGGGGGCGGCCGCGGGCTATGCCGGGCTGCTGATCACCAACGTGGCGGCCACCAAGCTGACCACCTCGGCCAACGCCATCCTGCTGGCCTACACCGCGCCGGTCTACGTGGCCCTGTTCGCGCCGTGGCTGCTCGGCGAAAGGACGCGCCGGTCCGACTGGGCATTCATCGCCGTGACCGTGGGCGGCATGGCCCTGTTCTTTTTCGACAGGCTCTCCCCCTCCGGGCTGTGGGGCAACATCCTGGCCATGGGCACGGGCCTCTCCTATGCCGCGTTCACCCTGTGCATGCGCGCCCAGAAGGACGCCTCGCCCGTGGAATCGGTCATCCTCGGCCATCTGCTCACCGCCCTGGCCGGACTGCCCTTCCTGTTCCCGGTCCCGCCCTCCCCCGACGGCTGGCTCGGCATGCTCTACCTCGGCGTCTTCCAACAGGGCGTGTCCCTGGCCCTCTACGTCTGGGCCATAAAACGGCTGGGCGCGCTGGAAGCCATCCTGATCATGATGCTCGAACCGATCTTCAACCCCCTGCTCGTGGCCGTGGGCTACGGCGAGCTGCCCGGCGCATGGGCCGTGGCGGGCGGCGTGACGGTCATCGGCGCGGTGACCTTGCGGGGGGCGCTGGCGGCCCTGCGCCGACCGGGCCACTCCTGA